The proteins below come from a single Sorghum bicolor cultivar BTx623 chromosome 4, Sorghum_bicolor_NCBIv3, whole genome shotgun sequence genomic window:
- the LOC8085228 gene encoding uncharacterized protein LOC8085228: MQIKSAPRAGAAFPFLIQKNCCRPWRCRMALPSSPASTIHHPPRISSCCCCPPSPCPCPVQIQTTSRATPSAAYLLPLRVATASPTAISTRSPGPGRRRLPPLAALPDPQSAAALLVVAAGTVGAASLLLRSTSSSSSAASQSQQQQQRQDEQEEVEGEECPDCGGTGLCGRCKGEGFVFKQLSDETATKARKAAKNMATRYTAGLPTKWTYCNKCSSTRSCTTCGGSGRIITTPVT, translated from the exons ATGCAAATAAAATCCGCCCCGCGCGCAGGTGCAGCGTTTCCTTTCCTTATCCAAAAAAACTGCTGCCGTCCGTGGCGGTGCAGGATGGCACTGCCGTCCTCGCCTGCAAGCACAATCCATCACCCGCCTCGCatctcctcctgctgctgctgcccgccGTCGCCATGCCCGTGCCCCGTCCAGATTCAGACTACCAGCCGCGCCACTCCCTCCGCAGCATATCTTCTTCCTCTTCGTGTTGCCACTGCTTCTCCCACTGCCATCAGCACAAGAAGTCCAGGTCCAGGTCGACGGCGTCTGCCGCCTCTGGCTGCCCTCCCGGACCCCCAATCCGCCGCGGCGCttctcgtcgtcgccgccgggaCAGTCGGTGCCGCCAGCCTCCTGCTCcgctccacctcctcctcatCATCCGCCGCCTCACAatcacaacagcagcagcagcggcaggaCGAACAAGAAGAGGTAGAGGGAGAGGAGTGCCCGGACTGCGGCGGGACCGGGCTCTGCGGCCGCTGCAAAGGAGAGGGCTTCGTCTTCAAGCAGCTCTCCGATGAGACGGCCACCAAGGCACGCAAGGCCGCCAAGAACATGGCCACTAGATACACCGCCGG GCTGCCGACCAAGTGGACCTACTGCAACAAGTGCTCCTCCACCCGCTCCTGCACGACCTGCGGAGGCTCCGGCAGAATCATCACCACACCTGTCACCTAG
- the LOC8068249 gene encoding FAM206 family protein gives MAEEAAASLEEQPLHKPSSLREAAVDDETRALVVPDAADLLPSPPSAVEANFARYFIADFLNPGYDQYVYRHPNGLCVVGLAPAHVVFKEEGAITAVDFNVGKSDRSEMKVTGKRKRNAQHLQENSALCKVCVNDKSFIVRCCVKGSLLEINERLIKQPDLLNTAADREGYIAIFQPKPADWLKIKDKFLSYEDYKNLRGVC, from the exons ATGGCGGAGGAAGCTGCTGCGTCCCTGGAGGAACAGCCACTCCACAAACCCTCCTCCCTGCGGGAAGCCGCCGTCGACGACGAGACCCGCGCCCTCGTCGTACCTGACGCCGCCGACCTCCTGCCGTCTCCCCCGTCAGCCGTCGAGGCTAACTTTGCGCGCTACTTCATCGCAG ATTTTCTGAATCCCGGGTATGATCAGTATGTGTATCGTCATCCAAACGG ATTGTGTGTGGTTGGTTTAGCTCCAGCCCATGTTGTGTTTAAAGAGGAAGGAGCAATAACTGCTGTTGACTTCAATGTTGGCAAGTCAGATCGCAGTGAGATGAAAGTCACGGGAAAACGCAAAAGG AATGCACAACACTTGCAAGAAAATTCAGCGTTGTGCAAAGTTTGTGTAAATGATAAATCTTTTATCGTGAG ATGCTGTGTGAAAGGCTCACTTCTGGAGATCAATGAAAGATTGATCAAACAACCAGATCTTCTAAATACCGCT GCTGATAGGGAAGGATATATAGCAATCTTCCAGCCCAAACCAGCTGACTGGCTCAAAATTAAGGATAAATTTCTTAGTTATGAGGACTACAAGAACTTGAGAGGAGTATGCTGA
- the LOC8068247 gene encoding methyltransferase-like protein 23 isoform X2: protein MRPIVASPGTSASPSSSRVNCLDLSRGNCMEGGGGGGDRAAATPTRMTTVSRHYFGGSASERHHDLRVDIIENIEEDYGMFVWPCSVILAEYVWQQRSRFSASRVVELGAGTSLPGLVAAKVLNNIRSICALNNASCTVSGLTWGDWDETVFDLRPDIILGADVLYDSSNFDDLFATVTFLLENSSGAVFITTYHNRSGHHLIEFLMVKWGLKCLKLLDGFSFLPPCKAASLQGNIQLVEITLDKEKHK from the exons ATGCGACCCATCGTCGCTTCACCAGGCACCAGCGCGTCCCCTAGCTCATCACGAGTCAACTGCTTGGACCTGTCACGAGGCAACTGCAtggaaggcggcggcggcggcggtgaccgGGCCGCTGCCACGCCCACGCGTATGACCACCGTATCGCGGCACTACTTCGGAGGCAGTGCGTCCGAGCGCCACCACGACCTCCGGGTCGACATCATCGAG AACATCGAAGAGGACTACGGCATGTTTGTCTGGCCATGCAGTGTCATTCTTGCAGAGTATGTCTGGCAGCAGAGATCACGGTTCTCTGCTTCCAGAGTTGTTGAG CTTGGTGCGGGAACCTCACTGCCGGGATTAGTAGCTGCAAAG GTACTAAACAACATCAGAAGCATATGTGCTCTCAATAACGCCAGTTGTACT GTTTCAGGACTTACATGGGGAGACTGGGATGAAACGGTATTTGATTTACGTCCTGACATTATTCTTGGAGCTGATGTACTTTATGACTCATCAA ATTTTGATGATCTGTTCGCCACGGTGACCTTTCTTCTCGAAAATTCTTCTGGGGCGGTTTTCATAACCACATACCACAACCGCAG TGGTCATCATCTGATTGAGTTTTTGATGGTCAAGTGGGGCTTGAAGTGTTTGAAACTCCTGGATGGTTTCTCCTTCCTCCCACCATGCAAGGCTGCTTCACTTCAGGGGAATATTCAGCTTGTTGAAATCACGCTTGACAAGGAAAAACATAAATGA
- the LOC8068247 gene encoding methyltransferase-like protein 23 isoform X3 — protein sequence MRPIVASPGTSASPSSSRVNCLDLSRGNCMEGGGGGGDRAAATPTRMTTVSRHYFGGSASERHHDLRVDIIENIEEDYGMFVWPCSVILAEYVWQQRSRFSASRVVELGAGTSLPGLVAAKVSGLTWGDWDETVFDLRPDIILGADVLYDSSNFDDLFATVTFLLENSSGAVFITTYHNRSGHHLIEFLMVKWGLKCLKLLDGFSFLPPCKAASLQGNIQLVEITLDKEKHK from the exons ATGCGACCCATCGTCGCTTCACCAGGCACCAGCGCGTCCCCTAGCTCATCACGAGTCAACTGCTTGGACCTGTCACGAGGCAACTGCAtggaaggcggcggcggcggcggtgaccgGGCCGCTGCCACGCCCACGCGTATGACCACCGTATCGCGGCACTACTTCGGAGGCAGTGCGTCCGAGCGCCACCACGACCTCCGGGTCGACATCATCGAG AACATCGAAGAGGACTACGGCATGTTTGTCTGGCCATGCAGTGTCATTCTTGCAGAGTATGTCTGGCAGCAGAGATCACGGTTCTCTGCTTCCAGAGTTGTTGAG CTTGGTGCGGGAACCTCACTGCCGGGATTAGTAGCTGCAAAG GTTTCAGGACTTACATGGGGAGACTGGGATGAAACGGTATTTGATTTACGTCCTGACATTATTCTTGGAGCTGATGTACTTTATGACTCATCAA ATTTTGATGATCTGTTCGCCACGGTGACCTTTCTTCTCGAAAATTCTTCTGGGGCGGTTTTCATAACCACATACCACAACCGCAG TGGTCATCATCTGATTGAGTTTTTGATGGTCAAGTGGGGCTTGAAGTGTTTGAAACTCCTGGATGGTTTCTCCTTCCTCCCACCATGCAAGGCTGCTTCACTTCAGGGGAATATTCAGCTTGTTGAAATCACGCTTGACAAGGAAAAACATAAATGA
- the LOC8068250 gene encoding transcription factor TDR: protein MGGGGHSCVAAAGDGAGASMEAALRTLVGVDAWDYCIYWRLSPDQRFLEMTGFCCSSEFEAQLSALGDLPPSIQLDSSSAGMHAEAMVSNQPIWQSSRVSELQTSYSSEPIGSGGGPRTRLLVPVAGGLVELFAARYMAEEEQMAELVMAQCGVPGGAEAGEGGGGVHAWQPGFAWDGAADASRGMMYGGAAVPPSLGLFDAAGSVAADPFQAVVVQQAPGAGGGGGVDDAGWQYAAAAAAAGSELAAVQQEPQPPQPQPRGADSGSEGSDMQVDPEDDGDGDGDVDAQGRGGGGGGGKGGGKRQQCKNLVAERRRRKKLNDRLYKLRSLVPNISKMDRASILGDAIDYIVGLQNQVKALQDELEDPADGGAPDVLLDHPPPASLVGLENDDSPRTSHHLPLAGSKRSRAAVQAAEEEKGHDMEPQVEVRQVEANEFFLQMLCERKPGRFVQIMDSIAALGLEVTNVNVTSHESLVLNVFRAARRDSEVAVQADRVRDSLLEVTREPYGVWSSAAPPVGVGMSGGGIVDVKLDGVDVKLDGIIDGQAAPGVAVAVGEDQYGGYNHLLQYLA from the exons ATGGGAGGGGGAGGTCACTCGTGCGTGGCTGCCGCCGGCGATGGAGCCGGAGCCAGCATGGAGGCCGCGTTGaggactcttgtcggcgtcgacGCCTGGGACTACTGCATCTACTGGAGACTGTCTCCTGACCAGAG GTTCTTGGAGATGACTGGGTTCTGCTGCAGCAGTGAGTTCGAGGCACAGCTTTCAGCACTAGGTGACCTGCCTCCATCAATCCAGCTCGACTCCTCATCTGCAGG AATGCACGCCGAGGCAATGGTGTCCAACCAGCCGATTTGGCAGagcagccgcgtgtcagagctcCAAACAAGTTACTCCAGT GAGCCCATCGGATCCGGCGGCGGCCCGAGGACGCGGCTGCTGGTGCCCGTCGCCGGCGGCCTCGTCGAGCTCTTCGCTGCGAGATAC atggcggaggaggagcagatgGCGGAGCTGGTGATGGCGCAGTGCGGGGTGCCGGGCGGCGCCGAGGCGggcgagggcggcggcggcgtgcacGCGTGGCAGCCGGGCTTCGCGTGGGACGGCGCCGCGGACGCGTCGCGCGGGATGATGTACGGCGGTGCTGCGGTGCCGCCGTCGCTCGGCCTGTTCGACGCCGCTGGCAGCGTCGCGGCGGACCCGTTCCAGGCGGTGGTGGTGCAGCAGGCGCCGGgcgccggtggtggtggtggggtggACGACGCCGGGTGGCagtacgcggcggcggcggcggcggcagggagCGAGCTCGCGGCGGTGCAGCAGGAACCGCAGCCACCACAGCCGCAGCCGCGCGGCGCGGACTCGGGGTCCGAGGGCAGTGACATGCAGGTGGACCCCGAGGACGACggggacggcgacggcgacgtcgACGCGCAGGGGcgtggcggaggcggaggcggtggcAAGGGCGGCGGGAAGCGGCAGCAGTGCAAGAACCTTGTGGCGGAGCGGAGGCGGCGGAAGAAGCTCAACGACCGGCTCTACAAGCTCAGGTCGCTCGTCCCCAACATCTCTAAG ATGGACCGCGCGTCGATCCTCGGCGACGCCATCGACTACATCGTGGGTCTGCAGAACCAGGTGAAGGCGCTGCAGGACGAGCTGGAGGACCCGGCGGACGGCGGCGCCCCAGACGTGCTCCTAGACCACCCGCCGCCGGCGAGCCTGGTGGGGCTGGAGAACGACGACTCGCCGCGCACGAGCCACCACCTGCCGCTCGCCGGGAGCAAGAGGTCCCGCGCGGCGGTGCAGGCCGCGGAGGAGGAGAAGGGCCACGACATGGAGCCGCAGGTGGAGGTGCGGCAGGTGGAGGCCAACGAGTTCTTCCTGCAGATGCTGTGCGAGCGCAAGCCTGGCCGCTTCGTCCAGATCATGGACTCCATCGCCGCGCTTGGCCTCGAGGTCACCAACGTCAACGTCACCTCCCACGAGAGCCTTGTCCTCAACGTCTTCCGCGCTGCC AGGCGGGACAGCGAGGTGGCGGTGCAGGCGGACAGGGTGAGGGACTCGCTGCTGGAGGTGACGCGGGAGCCGTACGGCGTGTGGTCGTCGGCGGCGCCGCCGGTGGGGGTGGGGATGAGCGGCGGCGGCATCGTTGACGTCAAGCTCGACGGTGTGGACGTGAAGCTCGATGGCATCATCGACGGGCAGGCGGCGCCGGGCGTCGCAGTGGCGGTTGGAGAAGATCAATACGGCGGCTACAACCATCTCCTCCAATACCTCGCTTGA
- the LOC8068247 gene encoding methyltransferase-like protein 23 isoform X1, whose amino-acid sequence MRPIVASPGTSASPSSSRVNCLDLSRGNCMEGGGGGGDRAAATPTRMTTVSRHYFGGSASERHHDLRVDIIENIEEDYGMFVWPCSVILAEYVWQQRSRFSASRVVELGAGTSLPGLVAAKVGADVTLTDIAQNTEVLNNIRSICALNNASCTVSGLTWGDWDETVFDLRPDIILGADVLYDSSNFDDLFATVTFLLENSSGAVFITTYHNRSGHHLIEFLMVKWGLKCLKLLDGFSFLPPCKAASLQGNIQLVEITLDKEKHK is encoded by the exons ATGCGACCCATCGTCGCTTCACCAGGCACCAGCGCGTCCCCTAGCTCATCACGAGTCAACTGCTTGGACCTGTCACGAGGCAACTGCAtggaaggcggcggcggcggcggtgaccgGGCCGCTGCCACGCCCACGCGTATGACCACCGTATCGCGGCACTACTTCGGAGGCAGTGCGTCCGAGCGCCACCACGACCTCCGGGTCGACATCATCGAG AACATCGAAGAGGACTACGGCATGTTTGTCTGGCCATGCAGTGTCATTCTTGCAGAGTATGTCTGGCAGCAGAGATCACGGTTCTCTGCTTCCAGAGTTGTTGAG CTTGGTGCGGGAACCTCACTGCCGGGATTAGTAGCTGCAAAGGTTGGAGCAGATGTAACACTAACAGACATTGCACAGAATACAGAA GTACTAAACAACATCAGAAGCATATGTGCTCTCAATAACGCCAGTTGTACT GTTTCAGGACTTACATGGGGAGACTGGGATGAAACGGTATTTGATTTACGTCCTGACATTATTCTTGGAGCTGATGTACTTTATGACTCATCAA ATTTTGATGATCTGTTCGCCACGGTGACCTTTCTTCTCGAAAATTCTTCTGGGGCGGTTTTCATAACCACATACCACAACCGCAG TGGTCATCATCTGATTGAGTTTTTGATGGTCAAGTGGGGCTTGAAGTGTTTGAAACTCCTGGATGGTTTCTCCTTCCTCCCACCATGCAAGGCTGCTTCACTTCAGGGGAATATTCAGCTTGTTGAAATCACGCTTGACAAGGAAAAACATAAATGA
- the LOC8068248 gene encoding AP-3 complex subunit mu — protein MLQCIFLLSDSGEVMVEKQMAAHRVDRAICAWFWDYVAAHAAGDPSKVLQVVVSPTHYLFQIYRDGVTFLACTQVEMAPLMAVEFLSRVADVLTDYLGDLNEDIIKDNFVIVYQILDEMMDNGFPLTTEPNILKEMIAPPNIVNKMLNVVTGKSSTLGSKLPDAAASFVPWRSTIVKDASNEVYVNIVEELDACVNREGGLVKCEAYGEVQVNCSLPGVPELTMSFANPTIINDVTFHPCVRFRPWESSQVLSFVPPDGQFKLMSYRVKKLKKTPIYVKPQLTSDSGNCRVSVMVGIRNDPGKPIDSITVQFQLPPLIVSADLTANYGTVDILADKTCLWTIGQIPKDKAPALSGNLRLEEGLTQLHTLPTFQVKFKIMGVALSGLQIDKLDVKNTPNAPYKGFRAQTQAGKYEVRS, from the exons ATGCTGCAGTGCATCTTCCTCCTCTCCGATTCCGG ggaggtgatggtggagaaGCAGATGGCGGCGCACCGCGTGGACCGCGCCATCTGCGCCTGGTTCTGGGACTACGTCGCCGCCCACGCCGCCGGCGACCCTTCCAAA GTCTTGCAGGTTGTGGTGTCACCAACGCATTACTTGTTTCAAATCTATCGTGATGGTGTAACGTTCTTGGCGTGCACCCAAGTGGAGATGGCCCCACTGATGGCTGTCGAG TTTCTCTCTCGCGTGGCCGATGTCTTGACAGATTATCTTGGAGATCTGAATGAAGATATAATCAAGGACAACTTTGTAATTGTATATCAG ATTTTAGATGAGATGATGGATAATGGTTTTCCACTCACTACTGAGCCAAACATCTTGAAAGAGATGATTGCCCCACCTAATATTGTGAACAAAATGCTGAATGTTGTTACTGGTAAGAGTTCTACACTTGGCAGCAAACTTCCAGATGCAGCTGCTTCTTTTGTACCTTGGCGATCAACAATAGTCAAGGATGCAAGCAATGAAGTCTATGTTAACATAGTTGAGGAACTTGATGCATGTGTAAACAG AGAGGGGGGTCTAGTGAAATGTGAAGCATATGGTGAAGTTCAAGTAAACTGCAGCCTCCCAGGTGTGCCAGAGTTGACCATGTCATTTGCCAACCCTACAATTATCAATGATGTTACTTTCCACCCCTGTGTTCGATTCAGGCCTTGGGAATCAAGTCAGGTTCTATCATTTGTTCCTCCCGATGGGCAGTTCAAGCTCATGAGTTACAG GGTTAAGAAATTGAAGAAGACACCAATTTATGTGAAACCTCAATTAACATCAGATTCTGGGAATTGCCGTGTTAGTGTAATGGTTGGGATTCGAAATGATCCTGGGAAACCTATCGATTCAATAACAGTGCAGTTTCAGCTGCCCCCTCTTATTGTTTCTGCTGATTTGACTGCAAACTATGGTACAGTTGACATCCTTGCTGACAAG ACCTGTCTTTGGACAATTGGGCAGATACCAAAAGATAAAGCACCAGCGCTCTCTGGAAATTTACGTCTAGAGGAAGGACTCACGCAGTTGCATACATTGCCAACATTTCAGGTGAAATTCAAGATTATGGGAGTTGCCCTGTCTGGTCTTCAAATTGATAAGCTGGATGTGAAAAACACACCGAACGCTCCATATAAAGGTTTCAGAGCCCAAACTCAAGCTGGAAAGTATGAGGTCAGATCTTAG